Within the Trichoderma breve strain T069 chromosome 3, whole genome shotgun sequence genome, the region AGAGAGAAAATATCTCTCCGCAAAAACCGCATCGGGATTTCACTTCGGAGATTTTGGACTTCCAGGAATGCATCGACGGTATCATTTTGTCAATGCCGTGTGCAAGACGCAAATGCTGGAGCAGGTGGTCTTTTCTATGGAAAGTTCTGAGTGCCTGAGGTTTCATGATGCAGTCGGAAATGTGATGCGACTCGAGATGAGCGTCGGTGGTGTCAGATGAGTCACACAAAGAGCACTTTGGAGCCGCAGCTCCAAGATCCCATCTCTTGGGTCCAGTGGGGAGGCAACTCCACCGCTCAAGAGCTAGATGGAGTGTCGCTTCGTGCCTTGTCCAGTCATATCTTGATTTGAAAGTGTCTGTACAGAATGTACACTGATATATTCGCggattcttctcttctcctgaTCCGTCGGTCGCTTTATGGCGCCAACCCGTTCGTGAATTGCGACGATGACCACTTCCGTGATCGAAGTCGCGAGGGCGGGAAGAAGGCGCTTCGTCTTGAGAGTCAATCCCAATCAAGGCGTTTTCAGGTATAAGCTGCGAGATGGCACCCGATGAAGAGGAGTGCTGTAGGAGATCGGTTGCCTCGACATTGTATGCTTCTTCCCGTATCGCATCAAAAGATCCGGGCAGTGATAAAGACACAGTTTTGGCGCTGGTGTCAGACAATTCGCTTGACTGCCGCTCGGCATCTCTTCGTCTTGTGTTCACGAACCATTGCGATACTTGGCGAACACTCAGGCCACTTTGACGACTGAGTTCCTCTTTCTCTGCTGCGCTTGGGTACGGCCAAGTCGAATTGGAAGTGTACCATTGCTTTAGTAATTGTGTAGAGCTCCATGAATGTCTGGTGATTGGGCGAGTTGAGTTATTCCCCGGTGCATTTTCCATGTCCAAAGTGGGTGTGCTTTTTGTGCAACCTTTAACGCTTCagctctttctttcttttcgcgGCGCAGGTATTCCTGGAGCTGCGAGACGATATTACATAATACAAGTTATCGCAGAACCTTTTCTGTCTTGTAATTGTGTCTTGTAGAAGAATAGAGATGAGTTGTGCGCACTAAATTGTTGATTAGCGGGAGAAAGATGGTTGGATGAGAGATGGCCACAACTAGATGAGTAGTTATCAGTAGTCCGACAATCTCCGGGTTTACATCCACTAGATGACGTCTAGAACCCTCTTCGCGCGCGGTATTCTCGTAATCTCGTATCCTTCTGCATAATATCTAAATGGAGTATGTCTAGCTACATCATATCGTATTAAGTTCTATCAAATCGGGATAATGCATTGAGATGCACTTCTTACTACCCCAGGGTCTAGATGCTCAGCTGCATCGTAAATATTACCACTTCCCCATTGCCGCGTAATCACATTGGAGTAATACGAGTCTGAGCTTTGCTTGGCAGAGAATATAAAATTTCTTATCAATTGTCATGTAGATACATGTTCTCGCTGCCATGACCCGTCATTTCTCGTTATACCGACTAAAACCGATGAGACAGACATGTTTTGGATGCCTAATCGACGAACCAAAGCTGATCGCTTGGCGTCTCCTCCACCATGACATCGTGAGAAAATACCTTGGGAATAAAAGCCCACATGTACTCCTCCATATCAAGGCCGATGGTGTCTTCAACCGTTTGTCTTACCTCTGGCCTGGATTTCCATGTTTCCGCCACGACCTCTttcatcttgtccttgaccttggccATGCATGTCTTCCAGTCCTCGCTTTCACGATCCTCGATCGCTTGTAGATTAGACGTTTCTTGATCCATTGCTACCACCCTGGCCATATCCCTGaaagccatcatcattcgTATTTCGTCATCGCCGAGAGCCGACATGATCACGGCCCTTGTTCGATGAATTCTTAGACCAGCTTGAAGTTCTGCAGATGTAATCGAGGCGTGTTCAAAATCTTCCCCAACCTCTTCGATCTGACCCATGCATGTCATTACTGTCCCATCAACCATCGATTTTTCGTCATAAATCAACACGCATTTGCCGGAATCTATCTCTCTACAGAGAGGATAGTTTTGCTCTCTGTCAAAAGCTGACAACTCCTCGGCTGTCCAGGACGCAATTTTCTTGCTGCGGTACCAATCCATTATTCGATACCATTTCCCGCTTCTTGTATCCTGAAGAATAATTTGGTCTTCCGTGGCATTAATGGCCCCAGGCCAGGGATGCAAGGGGAGCCCGGCTACCAGAGggcgtggaagaagacgacatcCTGGTAGAGCGACTTTTAGGCCTAAGGGAGTCGGGATgccctcatctccaaccaagCGTAACACGCGCTCGTCCACTCCCAAGACAGGGTCCTGAACGGCCGAGCCCAATAAACTTCGAGGAGCCCAGCGCCACCCGGGTATGCTTAACAGTTCATCTGCATAGAATATGACTCGACTGGGAAGGCCGCCCTGCGACTTGTATATTAATTCCCAGACGCGAGCCATTCGGGTTTCGGCATCCGGAGCTGCAGCAATGTATTTTGTGTCGAGCTTCATCAAAGTAGAGATACAGAGCGGTTCATCAGATGCCACAGAGACCGTCCGGAACTGTAGTGCTCGTTGGAGGGTAATGAGCGGCGACTGGTTGGTGGTCGGGCCCTCTCTTCCACTGAAAAAGCCCTGAAGTTCATTGTACTACATCACACAGCTGTTAGATTGAGTGTTCTCATGATTAATAAGTCATGATAGAGTAGTAGACTTACTGCACCCACGATATCTTGCCATATTTTCATGTAACGCGGATCGTTATTGGCCTCGGTCCAGAGTTTAACGAGCAAGGCATAGGCATTCATAGCTTTATCGGCAAATTGTATGTATAGGCTTTTTGTCAGTGCCCCCTCTATTCACACGTATTAGTTACTGACAAGAAGCGAAGTCCGTTCGGGTAACTCATTGAGATATACCTTGAAGAGTCCATAGACGTCTCATCCAGGGAGATGCTCCGTACACGCGCAACATCAACTCCGCCGGATGGGTGTCCTGAGGATCGAATCCGGTCAAAGAAGcgtcaagaacaagaacgtGAGCTGCATTTAGGTACACACTGGCAATTCTCTCGAGTGCAATCAGTTTACCTCCAAGCTCAACAGGGCAGCAAAGTGTGTCAATCCACATTCGGTATTGGGTCCTGTATTCTGCATCTCCAGTCTCTGCCTCGGTCTGCATCGAAGCTATTAATTGAGCTACATGTTTTATCTGGCACCTCGGCAGAGAGTTGGCCTTTGGGTTACCCAAGCCATTGGCCCAAACCTATTGTTCTTAGTGAGTCGTCGTACGTACGTGGATTTTGGAGAGCACTCACATGAGAAAGGGCGACATATGGGACGCCCGGCTCGTACGGTTCCACCACCAGCTCAAAATCATCTACTCCATCTCCGATCTGGTCAAAGCGTATGATGGGATAAGTATCCGTACTACGGAGAATTAAAGACGTCGCTCTCCCGTCAATGCCAATGAGGTCACAGCTACAGCCATCAGATAGATGTGAGGGCTTATAGGTCTCTATATCCATCTGGAAAGCTGTGCATAAATGACGAGTACAGTTCGAATGATCTTGGTTAGCATTCGGCCTCTGTAACTGTGCTATATGGTGCATCGTATTCAGTCCAGTAAATTGAGACCGTAGCTTTTCAATCTCGCTTGGGCACCATCCTTGTTGGAGCATTTGTTTGTCCATGGTGCCTCCAGATCGCATGTAATTTTGATGCCAGCTAAATCCTACAATAGGAACGTCTACCTTGGGTTTTGATAGCACAATAGCTTGAAATAGCCCTGTGGAGAAGTACTCTCCCAGAGCGCATATCGAGTATCTCACTGTTTCGTCCAAATTTTCTATAGAGAGAGTCATCAAACTGGCAAATTGAAGGCAGTCACGCATGTATATGAATCTCTCACGCTTGTCGGGCACAAGCTTCATTCTCTCAGCAATGATTTGAGATGATTCCAGCACTGACTTGGCACTGATATACCTAttgccgtcttcttcagcggcagATACGCAGACCTCGTACAATTTCCGAATCTCCTCGGTAGCGAGGGCATCTTCAATCATGCGATGGCCGGGGCTTGTCTCGTTCAAGCCAAGCATCTCAGCAAATAGCCCAAACCAAAGCCATGTCTGCAGAAATGGTTggatctcttcttttggcgTGGGGTGAATGACCTCTATATATGGCTCATTTGAAGCATCTGGGCCCAAATGTTGTCTAAGGCGTGGAGGCACTACCCGGGCCATGCCCTTCCGCACTGCATAAGTTAGGAACGGGCCGCCATCCCAATCTTCCGTACACACATACGGTGTCTTTCGGGGTGGAGCAGCCGGGGAGTTTGGTTCGCACAGTAAGTCCATCGGAGATGCTATTTCGTATTTGAGAGAGATAAAGTTGTAGATAAGTTTAAACCCAAGGCACAACACGACGGCTGAGCGGAGTCGGGCCAATAAGAGTGCAAGCCGGTTCAGCTGGCAATTTGATTGCTCTTAGAGGTACGACCGGCCTAACGCAGCCACCCTGAATAGCACCAATTAGATATGATCCTTGTTAGCGTATAAGTATCACGATGCTGACACAGCAGACACGAGGAGGCTGTGTAGTCGCTTGTAAAACAGCCATATATTTGACCAAACTGCCGGACTCCTTCTACTCtatcttcaccatcttctacAAGACACACATCCTAAATTCTCCGTCTACCATGGACAACTCACGGATCCCAGTAGTTTCGCCGTATTTGATACCGGAATCTGACGATTTGCCGTATTGTAGAGCGAAGGAAAGTTGAAGTCCAGGCGGAAATACGGAAATATCGAAGCCTTTCATCTTGTCTTGCCTCCAGGCCCCGCCCATTGGGAGGTCGGTCCAATACCTCGTATTTTAAACGGAATACGCATCAATACGAAGTACTCTTTTCCTCTAAACAATTTTGCCTCCTACACAAGAGTCGCCTCAATTGCTCCGAAGGATTCCCCCGAGGGTTTTTCTTCCTTATCTAAGCGGATCTTAATGTCGGGTATGCACCGGCTCTTTTGTGATTAATGCGGATGACCCCTTGACTAAGAATCCCCTAAGCAAGCCGAAGACAGGAAATAGGCATCATGAAAGCGGACTGAATGGATGCGTTTTATCGCCACCAACTTCATTTCTCACATCAATCCCATCcttctttcattttctcttcccttcgTTGATACGATGACGAACATTGACAAGGCTTGTGAGGAATGTCGAATTCGCAAAATCCGCTGCGAGGGCGGAAACccttgctgccggtgctCGAAGCGTAACATGCAATGTGTATATCGCTTCAAAGTCCGGAATCGCTTAAAGAAGCCTCGGGTTAGACCGGCATCATTGTCAAAAGAAAACAACCGCAAAACATCTTTGGAGCGAAAAGTCAACCTCAGCCATGAGTCTGAGACAGAGGGCAACCAGGGGTTTCACGTCCATAGCATAGCAGCGCTCCCGATGCCCTCATACAACTTTCAATTGCACTATGGTCCGTCCTCCAATTTTTCAATCATGCATCTGGTGTCCAGCCAAATATCCGGCGTTCCGCAACCGCTTGGGCGAGGTGAGGAAGTAGCACAAGTTGGCCCTGGACTGGATCTATTCGAGTACCAATTCCTATTTTTTGGCGATTTGGCAGACTCCAATAAAGCTGTACCCATTACAGGGGTTCATTTCACCACTCTCCCATCGCAAGAACTATCGAATCGGCTTCTTGAGCGGTATCTTTCAACATATTGGCATCTGTTGCCCATCGTTACCAAAGAGATTTTTCGGCAGCGTCTCGCACAGATATACGCTACGCCCGGAGTATGCGCATTTGACTCATTAGATAGCATGGTAGTGCTTGCTGCCATGGCTGTTGGTGCATCCATGataggagaagagaaagtcGCACAGATGTTATTCCAAGGGGTTAAGACCAGCGCGAAACGCTCCAACGAATATGTGAATATTCAATCCATTCATTTGGAACTCATGCTTGCACAGTTCCGAATGGAGAGATCAAAACCTCATTCTGGGTTTATGCATGTTGGAAATGCGGCTAGAAAAGCTATTGCGGCCGGCCTTCACAGAGGAGTTAATATCCGGGGCAAGCCCGAAGATGCTTCACAGCGCCGACTTGCGTTTTGGTGTACATATGTATGGGAAGTGTGAGTGCCCATTTATGTCTTCTTGTCTTGATGAAATAACTGATTTGACTTGTGTGCCAAGATGGGTTTGCTTTATTCTTGGGCGCCAGACGTCTATGTCCGAGCTCGGCTTGGATATACCTGTCCCCACAGATGACAAGATAATGGCGGCCTTGGTGAAGCTAATGAAGATTGTATCGCATTGTGCTGATCGCATCTACAATCAGACTTACGAGTCTCTAGTGCATATGTGGGATGTGGTGAATGAGATTCGTGGCGAGCTTCGTGAATTTGCCAATGAGCAGCGGAAGGAAATTGGGCTTGAACCTGACAGGGTGTCTTGCACTGGAGAGTTGGGATTCTGCTTGACTATAATATCTGCAAGTAAGTACAAAGCAAGCACTACTATAAGTAAATAATGTTAACAACATCCGTTTGATCCCAGTGTATCATCATGCTCATCTACTACTATTTCGGCCTTTCCTTATACTGAAGGCAAAGCTGGATCTCATACCGCCCACAATAAGAACTCCAACGTTAAATAAGCTTGATAGGCTCGCTTGGCTGAATGGGGCATGTGAGAACTGCTTAGACACCGCTCAAAAATGCATACGGTTAATTACCAAGTCTTGCGAATTAGATGAGATCTGCAGAGTATGTTCAAATTTCCCATCCGCGCAAATGCGAATGCAGCTGACGTTCAAAACAGAGAACAGTATATATGGCATTCTTTCTCGAAGGAGCGTGCTTTGTCCTCGGCTTTGACATGCTCAGCAATAATTCGCGGCGCACAATCCATCTTCCGTATATGCAAAACGCCGTCGATTGCCTTTCAACCATGATTCCGAAACAGGACAAAGCCCTCCCACAAGTCCCGATCCTTGTGAAAGGGATACAACACATAATCGACTCATCCATGATTTCAGACGTCCAAAGCATCGAAGGAAGCTCACAAGTTGGATCCTTGTGCAACAGTAGTCCATCCATGGTAACTTCTGCTAATACAGAGGTCAATATGGAAGATTCTGGACCTCCaccctttctttctcaacaGCATACGAATAGCATGCCCGATTTAACAACATACGATGTCTTAAATAACCGCGTATCCTCTACCCTTACCGACATTGAATACGGCTGGCAAAATATGAGTGTCGAAATGCTGTGGCCGGAATTTCCGCACCAATTACTTCTCAACATGCAGCACGCTGGAAGAACCATTCCAAGTCATGACCCAGCCTTTGACAAACCGATATAAACGCATCACCATAATTTGATTGACAACAAGCTCAATACCGGATTTAGATGGACAGAGTGAAAGCGCTGCTTAAGATTTTATAAATACCATTTGGCTTTGACGTGGATTCATAACTGATTAGCTTCCGCTTTTCCCTGACAAGACCAGTTGTAGAAATCCTCTGAACAGGAGCCTAACAATAGAAGCTTTCTGTACATGTGTGCTTCAAAGTACACAAGATGCGATGATCTCAATTCTCCGCCATAGGAGTCTAGACCTACAAATCTACCTAGTGTATGACGAGCACTGATCGAATTATTACAAGATGATTCAATGTAAGAAGGAGTTTGCCACATGTATTGCACCCCGGTTGTAGCTATAAAGACATCCCCGTGTCAAGTTTGGCGGTTTTACCATATCGATTTTACACTATTCCATGCAATTTAGGGTCGCTACCTGTACTTAATCCATAGTAAGGTTTTGGTGAGCAACAAACGGCTACATAGAATGTGATGTTAATCTCTAAACCCAAAGTGTCATGATCGACTGATTCATCTCCATAGCCTCCGCGACGGTCTAAAGGCTAAGAAAGATGTCGATTGCGAAATTAACTCTAAGCAACCCACTAGTTAATGCGCAGGTTGGTTGGTCTTGGTTTGTGGCTTgacttggcagcagctgatATAAACTTCAGCCATCGCGTGAGATATAACgtacgagagagagagagagcaaatGTTCTGCCATTTACATGACTAAATGTATTTGGCACTTGGCATACTTGAAGGTTAAACTAAATATTAAACAAATCCTACGTCATCTTGCAATTGATTTCCGTGTAAAAAGGGAGGATTTATCATTGAATCTTAGCATGCAAACAAGAACTACCGTTATTATCAACAGCTAAAATGCCTGGGTCACGTATTGCGATTGTTGGAGTCGGTCAAGTtggtgccgccgctgcttACGCACTCATCCGCAGCTCAATAGCTGCTGAGTTGCTCTTTGTTGATATCAACATGAATTTGAGAGATGGCCAGGTTCGCGATCTCTCAGATGTAGCGTATAGCTGCAGCAGTCGGACAAGAGTACGAGCGGCAAACTACCACGAGGCGGGCCAGTGTGATATTGTAGTCATTACTGCAGGGTCAAGGCACAATCTGGGTAAGATTGGATGACGGAAAGCATTTACTTGAGGTTTTTGCTTCTAATACTTACACATATTCCCAGGCGAAACTAGTCTCGACCAAGTATATCGAAATATCTCGATTGTCAAGACGGCTGTTGACGCAATGACGCCTTTCAAATCGGATACCATCGTATTAGTGGTGTCTAGCCCCGTTGACCTACTTACTTCCCTTGCCTTGAAGCTCTCCCAGCTTCCGGCGTCCCAAGTCTTGGGCTCTGGCACGTATCTGGATTCTGTGCGTCTTCGAGGAATGTTGGCGGACAAGATTGAAGTAAGTGTTTGTAAGCTATATTCAGAGCTGAGGCATGTTAATGATATCATTAGGTTGCGGCGAAGTCGATTGATCTATTCGTCTTGGGGGTACAGGGAGAATCCCAGGTGACGGCGTGGTCTGCCGCAACAGTTGGCGGCGTACCCATCGACAAATGTCTCTCAGCGGACAATGCCATCAATCGCGCTGAACTTTCCAGCGAGTGTAAGAATCGATCGCAAAGTATAGTTCGAGCCAAAGGAGCAACCCCTTTTGGCATTGGTTCCATCGTGTCCAGCATTTGCTCTGCCATTGTCTTTGACAAGCGGACCGTTCATCCCTTGAGCCACTTCCAGCCGTCATTTGGATGCTGTTTCAGCTTACCCGCGGTGCTCGGCATAAAAGGAATTGAACGCACAGTGAACGTGCCACTGGATAGGGACGAGGATGTTCAGATAGCCGACTCAGCAATTGCACTCAAAATGATGATTGACCAAGTGAGTAAAAACTGGTGAGTACGGCGAatcgagaaaaaaaaataagagaagGAGGGGGCTTTTAGGGACCATGACGGTCTCGTACATTAAACTCCGTCCAGCTAATACACTATGAATGTGTATGTAATGCAAAATTAGGATCTGAAAACACGTAATAGTAATGTTTATCTTGTCAGTTTTACATCCACCGCTTGTGTGCCTCGGTGCTGCTGACTCTAAACTGTGTGGTGATGCTACAGCTTGCTATGCCTAATCTTCGGAACCATGGTGTTTCAACACTCATGACAATGACATAACATTTGACATCAATGTACAGTGTACTGTCTAAACAAGCGAGATTTAATCCTGCCTACGTGGATGTCACCGCTGAAATGTTGTGTCATCAAGCCAAACTAGCTGCTCGGCATGGTGTGTGAAGACTGCTTGAGTTTGTCCCCAAACTCTAAAGTGGTATGATAACACTCAAAACTATTACATCCGAGGCCATCATCCGTTGTGGTGTCATAAAAACGTCTCTGTGAACTTAGTGTGCTCCAGAACAGTAGAGTAAAACGGCATCAAAGAAGGACGCAGCATTCAGTCTTTTTGGCGTTCCTCTATGAGGGGTTGAAACTATGTCTGACCTAATTCCCAGTTTCTCCTATATATACTAGGAATAGCTAGCTACACTGCCAAATCCTCACTTGCCTCAACCTATTTCGCTTATACGTGATCGTTCAATGTAAGGATATTGATGTCGCATAACAGAGATCGACCTGTTGCCTAAAAGAAACTTTCTTAACAAAACCAACACATTAAGCAACGACAACAGGAGGAAAATGAATGGCCATCCCATTTCAGGACCTATGGTCCTCAATTTCGAGCACTTAAAGCGCAATGATGTCAATCTAGTTGGCGGGAAGAACTCTTCTCTTGGAGAAATGATTGGTGCGCTGAGTGCCAAAGGAATTCCTGTCCCTCCAGGCTTTGCCACAACTTCCAACATGTATTGGCACTACGTTGATGCCAATGGGATACGAAGCAAACTGGCCGCGCTAGTAAAGGAATGGGAGGCAGGGAGGCTGAGCCTTGCAGAAGCAGGCCAAATGACCCGCAACTTGTTCCTTCATGGCACGTGGCCGGCGGATGCGGCAACGGCAATTCTGGCTGCATACAAAGATCTTGCGGACAAGAAAGGCGAAAAGAACCTCAGTGTGGCCGTAAGATCCAGTGCGACTGCTGAGGATCTCCCCGACGCGAGCTTTGCTGGCCAGCAAGAGACTTATTTGAACATCTCTGGAGATGAGGCTCTCTTGGATGCCTGTCGCCGTTGCTATGCTTCACTGTTCACAGACAGGGCAATGAGCTACCGCCGGATCAAGGGCTTTGAGCAAATGGGTGTTGCGCTGTCCATTGGTGTGCAGTGCATGGTTCGCTCTGATATCGGCGGCTCTGGTGTCATGTTCTCAATTGACACCGAAAGTGGCTTCGACAAGATCGTCCTCATCAACGCGGCATGGGGCTTGGGGGAGAACATTGTACAGGGAACTGTCAACCCTGACGAGTACCAGGTTTTTAAGCCACTGCTATCAAGTCCCAATCTCAGTCccatcttggagaagaagcgaggTGACAAGGGAATCAAGTTGGTCTACGGTGATCAACAGACGCCAACACGCAATGTCCCTACGTCGAAAGCAGAGCGACATGCTTTCGTGCTCAGTGACGACGAGATCTTACAGCTAGGGCGGTGGGCATGTACCATTGAACAGCATTATGGTTGCCCTATGGATATGGAATGGGCAAAGGATGGCATTACGGGTAAACTATTTATTGTGCAAGCCCGACCGGAAACCGTACATTCGCACCACGACGCCGGCGTCTTTAAAACATACAAAGTTAACAACAAAGGGCGTGTGTTGGTCACTGGGCTTTCAGTCGGCGAAGCAGCTCTGTCGGGAAGAGTCTGTCTTATTTCATCGCCAGCGGATATTGACCAATTTGTTGATAACTCCATCCTCGTCACAGGAGCAACAGACCCTGACTGGGTGCCCGTAATGAAACGAGCCGCAGCCATCATCACGGATCACGGGGGACGCACCTCgcatgctgccattgtcagCCGCGAACTCGGACTTCCAGCAGTTGTTGGCACAGGCAATTCCACCTATCTCCTACACAGCGGCCAGGACATCACCGTATCTTGTGCGGAAGGAGACTGTGGCTTCGTTTATGAGGGCATCTCCGACGTAGTGAGTGAGACTGTCA harbors:
- a CDS encoding fungal specific transcription factor domain-containing protein yields the protein MHLVSSQISGVPQPLGRGEEVAQVGPGLDLFEYQFLFFGDLADSNKAVPITGVHFTTLPSQELSNRLLERYLSTYWHLLPIVTKEIFRQRLAQIYATPGVCAFDSLDSMFRMERSKPHSGFMHVGNAARKAIAAGLHRGVNIRGKPEDASQRRLAFWCTYVWEVWVCFILGRQTSMSELGLDIPVPTDDKIMAALVKLMKIVSHCADRIYNQTYESLVHMWDVVNEIRGELREFANEQRKEIGLEPDRVSCTGELGFCLTIISAMYHHAHLLLFRPFLILKAKLDLIPPTIRTPTLNKLDRLAWLNGACENCLDTAQKCIRLITKSCELDEICRRTVYMAFFLEGACFVLGFDMLSNNSRRTIHLPYMQNAVDCLSTMIPKQDKALPQVPILVKGIQHIIDSSMISDVQSIEGSSQVGSLCNSSPSMVTSANTEVNMEDSGPPPFLSQQHTNSMPDLTTYDVLNNRVSSTLTDIEYGWQNMSVEMLWPEFPHQLLLNMQHAGRTIPSHDPAFDKPI
- a CDS encoding pyruvate phosphate dikinase, PEP/pyruvate binding domain-containing protein, which translates into the protein MPGSRIAIVGVGQVGAAAAYALIRSSIAAELLFVDINMNLRDGQVRDLSDVAYSCSSRTRVRAANYHEAGQCDIVVITAGSRHNLGETSLDQVYRNISIVKTAVDAMTPFKSDTIVLVVSSPVDLLTSLALKLSQLPASQVLGSGTYLDSVRLRGMLADKIEVAAKSIDLFVLGVQGESQVTAWSAATVGGVPIDKCLSADNAINRAELSSECKNRSQSIVRAKGATPFGIGSIVSSICSAIVFDKRTVHPLSHFQPSFGCCFSLPAVLGIKGIERTVNVPLDRDEDVQIADSAIALKMMIDQVSKNCVLSKQARFNPAYVDVTAEMLCHQAKLAARHEIDLLPKRNFLNKTNTLSNDNRRKMNGHPISGPMVLNFEHLKRNDVNLVGGKNSSLGEMIGALSAKGIPVPPGFATTSNMYWHYVDANGIRSKLAALVKEWEAGRLSLAEAGQMTRNLFLHGTWPADAATAILAAYKDLADKKGEKNLSVAVRSSATAEDLPDASFAGQQETYLNISGDEALLDACRRCYASLFTDRAMSYRRIKGFEQMGVALSIGVQCMVRSDIGGSGVMFSIDTESGFDKIVLINAAWGLGENIVQGTVNPDEYQVFKPLLSSPNLSPILEKKRGDKGIKLVYGDQQTPTRNVPTSKAERHAFVLSDDEILQLGRWACTIEQHYGCPMDMEWAKDGITGKLFIVQARPETVHSHHDAGVFKTYKVNNKGRVLVTGLSVGEAALSGRVCLISSPADIDQFVDNSILVTGATDPDWVPVMKRAAAIITDHGGRTSHAAIVSRELGLPAVVGTGNSTYLLHSGQDITVSCAEGDCGFVYEGISDVVSETVSVSGLPEVNTKIMLNLANPAAAYRWWRLPADGIGLARMEFVVSNAIQVHPMALVHFDSLKDADAKKRIAELTAGYEHKPDYFVDKLSRGFAALCAAVYPKPAIIRLSDFKTNEYAGLIGGAEFEPDEENPMLGFRGASRYYSPRYQEGFALECRAIKRLREEIGLSNAIVMIPFCRTVKEARKVLDVMARHGLRRGENGLQVYVMCEIPSNVILAADFTEYFDGFSIGSNDLTQLTLGVDRDSGELGDLFDEQDEAVKWMISRVISIARERGCKIGICGQAPSDHPEFARFLVDAGIDSISVSPDSFLAAKKQVVAAEKALGKSHG